A part of Augochlora pura isolate Apur16 chromosome 1, APUR_v2.2.1, whole genome shotgun sequence genomic DNA contains:
- the LOC144470823 gene encoding potassium/sodium hyperpolarization-activated cyclic nucleotide-gated channel 1 — translation MDISDHNCDLKRNSDELRLSASMVKGHRFKFQDKVKRMFNVSVNTPKTHMYLDSMAATLAEGRRHAALRYWWIIHPFSKWKFIWDMIMLAVYMVAFLTIPFYVCYIVMSHDAIRVDNFNVLLYALCWVDIVMTCITGYYNKHQMQVELDPRMIIMNYLKTFFLLDVVTSLPWDYLTLPWRYLPGNSSSMIIILLNLLPLLKLFRYPHMINNLFELFTYLGVMHLYYEVFTTVLLAIYIMFWSACLSYLIPALMLHVTDTTPKDCEECWMTGLDHQSIGARFQHAFFMVVEKVSTSGYGLYIPITDGHLILSSFLMIMGRIIDCYIVVMLIQIKALASQSKSKFHEIINQVIAYTIQKQLPTHMKNRLLNYYRHRFRYSYFHEKSILVNLSEQLRMEIAFQSNHRLVENVAIFRAMPKHVLRSIVRNLKFELYLPNDVIVKAGAHGDCMFFISAGTVAVLTPTGKEICHLDDGAHFGEVALLVPDQRRVASVIAIEVCEVYRLDRKDFRKCIAVHTELFAKLENIASERIQRAVDIEEQHKRYLLRNSSHDQARHLSIE, via the exons ATGGATATATCGGACCATAATTGCGACTTGAAAAGAAATTCAGACGAGTTGCGTTTGTCCGCATCTATGGTGAAAGGCCATAGGTTCAAGTTTCAAGACAAAGTGAAGCGTATGTTCAATGTCAGCGTGAACACGCCGAAAACGCATATGTACCTGGACAGCATGGCCGCCACGTTGGCTGAGGGGAGGAGACACGCTGCTCTTCGATATTGGTGGATCATCCACCCTTTCAGCAAATGGAA atTCATATGGGACATGATCATGCTGGCAGTGTACATGGTCGCTTTCCTAACGATCCCTTTTTACGTCTGCTATATCGTGATGAGCCACGACGCGATTCGCGTAGACAACTTCAATGTCCTCCTCTATGCGCTATGCTGGGTGGACATAGTGATGACTTGCATAACTGGATACTATAACAAGCATCAGATGCAAGTAGAATTGGACCCTCGGATGATAATAAT GAATTACTTGAAGACATTTTTCCTTTTGGACGTTGTTACATCGTTGCCATGGGACTACCTTACTTTGCCATGGCGTTATCTCCCTGGGAACAGTTCCAGCATGATCATCATCTTGTTGAACCTGTTACCACTTTTGAAACTGTTCCGCTATCCTCATATGATTAACAATCTCTTCGAATTGTTCACG TACTTGGGGGTGATGCACTTGTACTACGAAGTATTTACAACGGTATTACTGGCTATATACATTATGTTCTGGAGTGCTTGCCTCAGCTATTTAATCCCAGCGCTTATGCTGCACGTGACCGACACCACACCCAAG GACTGCGAGGAGTGTTGGATGACGGGGCTAGATCACCAATCCATCGGCGCCAGATTCCAGCACGCGTTCTTCATGGTTGTCGAAAAGGTCTCGACCAGTGGCTACGGCTTGTACATACCAATCACCGACGGACACCTGATACTGAGCAGCTTCCTCATGATAATGGGCAGAATAATCGATTGCTACATCGTAG TGATGTTGATACAAATCAAAGCGCTGGCGAGCCAATCGAAGTCGAAGTTCCACGAGATCATAAATCAAGTGATCGCCTACACGATACAGAAACAGTTGCCGACGCACATGAAGAACCGTCTTCTGAATTACTATAGGCATCGATTTCGGTACAGCTACTTCCACGAGAAATCGATATTGGTGAACCTGTCAG AGCAACTCCGAATGGAAATCGCGTTCCAATCGAATCACCGTTTGGTCGAGAACGTAGCGATTTTTAGGGCGATGCCGAAGCACGTGCTGCGATCGATAGTGCGAAACTTGAAGTTCGAGCTGTACTTGCCCAACGACGTGATAGTGAAAGCCGGCGCCCATGGGGACTGCATGTTCTTCATATCCGCCGGAACCGTCGCTGTTTTAACGCCGACTGGAAAAGAG ATCTGTCATTTGGACGACGGAGCCCATTTCGGCGAGGTGGCGTTGCTGGTGCCGGATCAGCGAAGAGTCGCGAGCGTGATCGCGATCGAGGTGTGCGAGGTGTACCGCTTGGATCGCAAAGACTTCCGGAAGTGCATCGCCGTGCACACGGAATTGTTTGCGAAACTCGAGAACATCGCTTCGGAGAGGATCCAAAGAGCCGTGGACATCGAGGAGCAGCACAAGCGATATTTATTGCGCAATTCTTCGCACGATCAGGCGCGTCATTTATCTATCGAATAA